GGCAGCCGTCGCATTCCTCGTTGACGCGAACCTTCCGCCGCGGCTTCGGGATACCGGCCTGTTTCCGGTCCATCACGCACGGCTCGCGGGCGATGACCACCGCCGGTCCTCGCTCGTGGCTGAACGCGATAGCTTCCTTCAGGAGCTTCGTGAATTCCGGCATGCGGCCCGGAATCCCCACCTTGCAGAATTCCACCCCGCACCCGCGGACCATCGCCTCCATGTCGACGGGAACCGTCGGTTCGCCGGCCGCTCCCTCGCCTGTTGCAGGGGTGGCCTGGTATCCCGTCATCGCCGTCGTGGAGTTGTCGAGTATCACCAGCACGAAACGGGCGCCCTGGACGACCGCGTCGACGAGCGGCGGTATCCCGGCATGGAAGAAGGTGGAGTCGCCGATGGTGGCGACGATGTCGACCTTCTTCCCCGACAGGCGGTACGCCTGGTAGAACCCCGCGGCCTGGCTCACCGCGGCGCCCATGCAGAGTACCGTGTCGACCCCTCCGAGGTTAAGGCCGAGCGTGTAACAACCGATGTCGCTGGGATAGATCCCCCGCGGCGCAGCCTTCTTTATGGCGTAGAAACTCGAGCGGTGGGGGCACCCCGCGCATAGGGTGGGCCGGCGTCCTACGCCCTTTTCGGCGGGCGTTTCCGGCTTTTCGGTAAGCCCCGCGAACCGCGCGATCGCGCGCTCGACTATTTCAGGGAGAAGCTCCCCCGCCTCGGACACCGCGCCCGTCATCCTGCCCCTGACCCGGCGCCTGTCCGCAAGCTGCATCTCGATCACGGGCTCGGTTTCCTCGAGCACCAGGATCTCATCGTGGGCGCCGAGGAGGTGGATGACGAACGCCGTGTGGAGCGGGTACGGCTGGACCACCCGGTAGAACGGCAGGCGGTCCCAAAGCCCGGATTCGCGAAGGATCTCCTCGGCATGAGCCGAAGCGACTCCCGAAGCCACCACCGCGAGCGGGCCTGTCGCGCCGGGGTTCAGGCGCAACGGCGCGGTGCGCGGCCAGGCGGCGACTGAAGAAAGCGTTTCCGAAAGTTTCCTGTGAAGCTCGTACCGGTAGGCGGGGGTGGCCGCCCAGCGTTCAGGGGACTTGTGAAAATCGGCGTTGCGCCGCAGCGGCCCCGGTATCCCCGGGAGGATGTCCTGGCATGCGTGGCACACCCTGGTGGTCGGGCGCAGCATCGCCGGTATGCGGAACGTCTCCGAAAGTTCGTAGCCGATCCCGACAAGTTCCATGGCGTGCGCCGGGGAGGACGGGTCGAGCACGGGGACCTTCGCAGCCATCGCCAGCAGGCGGCTGTCCTGTTCCGTCTGGGAGGAATGGGGCCCCGGATCGTCGGCGCTGATAACCAGGAAACCTCCTTCCACGCCGGTGTAGGCGGCGCTCATCAGGGGATCGGATGCGACGTTCAGCCCCACCTGCTTCATGCTGACGGCGGAACGCAGCCCGGCGATGCTGGCGGTGTAGGCGATTTCCAGGGCGACTTTTTCGTTAACGGCCCACTGGATGTGCATGGGGACGTCGCATTCCTTCCGCCACCGCACGGCCGCGGAGAGGATCTCGGATGCGGGAGTTCCCGGGTAGGAGGCGGCGACGGAGCAGCCGTTCTCCACCAGGGCGCGGGCGATCGCCTCGTTTCCCAGCATCAGGATGCGAGCCTTGGCGCTCACCGGATGCTCCGGAGGCTACTTAACGAGGTCGGACAACACCAGGACCGTCCAGTAGGGGGAAATCATCAGGATGATTATGGAGACGATGTACGAAGGCATGTAATAGAAACTACCACGGAATACGGTGGCCAGGGGGATGCCCGACATCCCGGAGACGACGTAGCAGCATATGCCGATCGGCGGCATGATGGATCCCATCGTCGTGACGATCGTTATCACCTGGCCGAACCAGATCGGATCGTATCCCAGCTGGATCACGAGGGGATAGAAAATCGGCAGCGACACGAGCAGGAATGCCAGCGCGTCCATCACGCACCCGCCGACGATGTAGCAGAGCAGGATCACCCAGAGCACCATCCATTTGGGCAGCGCGAGCGTCTGGATCCAGTCCGCGGCTTCGAAGGGGAGGCGGGTGAGCGTCAGGAACCTCGCGAATATCACGGCCCCCGCCACGATCATGAAGACCATGCAGGAAATGCGCAGGGTGTCGGTCATGGAGTCGAGGAACTTCTTCCAGGTCAGCTTGCGGCGCGCGAGGCAGATGACCAGGCCGAAAAAGCAGCTTACCGCCGCGGCTTCCGTGGCGGTCACGACCCCGGTGAAAAGGGCGTACATGATGATCCCGAACAGCACCAGGATGTCGATCGCTTCCGGAAGCGCCTTCATCCTCTCCTTCCAGCTGAACCGCGGTCCGGCCGTCCCCCAGTCGGGGTGCATCCGGCAGATCCAGACCACCGTGCCCAGGATCGCGACGGTGAGGATGGCGCTCGGAATGACGTTGCCGAAGAAGAGTTTGCCGATGGACTGCCCGGTGTAGAGGCCGTACACGACGAGCACGATGGAGGGAGGGATGAGTACGCCCAGCGTCGCGCCGGCCGCTACGGCCCCCGCGTTCAGCTTCGGGTGGTAATTGTACTCCTTCATGGCGGGGATCGCGACGGCGCTCATCGTGGCGGCGGTGGCCGTGTTGGAGCCGGAAATCGCCGAGAAGGCGGCGGACGCCATGATAGTCGTCATGGCCAGGCCGCCGCGGTAGTGGCCGAACCACTTGTAGGTCGCGTCGTAGAGGCTGAAGTTGTAGCCGGCGTAGTGGACGATCTCACCCACGAGTATGAAGAGGGGGATAACGGTCAGCCCGTAATTGGAGAATATGTTCCACATCTCGGCGCCGACCATGGAAAAGGCGGCATCGATGGACGTGATGAGCGCGATGCCGACGAATCCCACGAGCGCCATGGTGAATGCTGCGGGGATCCGCAGGAAGAACAGGATGAAGAACATGGCGGCTATGCCGTACAAGCCGGCGACGGGGCCGCTCACCTCCGGTCATCCTTGCCTGCGAAAAATGTCTCGAGCAGGTCGAGCAGCAGGGTAAGCGCAAGCACGGCGAACCCCAGGGCGGCCAGGAAAACGAACGGGTGATAGGCGACCTTCAGCGTCTCGGAAAGCTCTCCCGTCTGCATCAGGCGCTTTCCGAGCACGAAGGTCTGCCAGGAGACTATGGAGAACAGGACCAGCATGAGGGCGAAGCTGATGGCGTCCAGTACGCGCCGGACAGGGGCAGGGAATTTTTCCGACAGGATGTCGACGACGATATGGTCCTTCCGCTTCTGGGTATAGCCAAGTGCCCCGGCGGTGACGATCGCCCCGAGGAAGGAAACGATCTCGTACGTGCCGCTCACCGGGGCCCGGAAGATCCTCAGCGCCACGTTCAACGTCGCCAGGAGCGTGAGCGCGATGAGCGCCACGCCCCCGGCGACCATAAGGTATTTCCGCAGCTCCGCGGCGAAACGTTCCATGCCGTCCGGCGCCGGGCTACTTTTTCTTCTGCTCGTTCTTCTTCTTCAGCGCAGTTACGTCTGCGACGATCTTTTTCCCGTCGAGGCCCTGGGCGGAAATCCGTTTTACGTAGTCGTCGACCATCGGCTGGAGAAGACCCTTCACGGTCGCCGTATCCGACGCCGACAGGCTGAACAGCTGCAGGTTATGGTTCTTCTTCGACCAATCGAGCGATTCCGCGACGTGATTGTCCACATAGTTCCCCGTCCACATCGCATGGTCGCGCCGCATGTCGTCGAGCACCTTCTTCACGTCCGCGGGGAGGGAGTTCCACTTCTCCTTGTTCATGACCACCGCGAAGGTGACGACGGACAGGTTCGCGACGGTTGCGTTGGGAGTGTACGCCGCGAATTTGAAGTCCTTGAGGATTTCCATGGACGACACGTGCCCCTTGACGACTCCTTTCTGGAGAGCCTCGGGGGTATCGGACTGCGGCATGGCCACCGGGATGCCGCCCAGGCGCTTGATTATCTCCGCGCTCGTGCCTGCGACGCGAAGCTCCATTCCCTTGAGATCCGCAAGCGACCTGACCGGCGTCTTCGTCATGATGTTCATCGGCGGGCATGTGAAGAGGGTGAGGATCTTGACCTTCTCGAACTCCTTCGGCTTGTACTTCTCGATCAGGTCGTAAAGGGTGAGGCTTGCGACCCGGGCGTTCGTGAAGCCCAGTGGGAGATCGACGGCCTCGGATACCGGAAAACGCCCCGGCTGGTAGCTCATGGCGAAGTTGCCGATGTCCGCCAGGCCCGAGATCACCCCGTCGAAGATGTTCTTGGCGGGCAGCAGCGTCCCTCCGGGGAAGGTCTGCACCTTCACCTTGCCACCGGTCCGTTTCTCCACCTCCTTCACCCAATGCTCCATCTGCACGCATGGGAAAGTCGGGGCGGGGGGAAAGTTGGCATACGTGAGCTTGATCGGGTCCGCGGACAGTACGGGAGCGGGCGCAAATACCGTCACGGCGAACAGAAGCGCAATTCCGAGCGGGAGGATCTGCCTTGCTCGCATGGTAAAACCTCCTTTTAATGATCTTGAATGCCCATGTTGAAATCGCGATTGCCCGTTACGGCAAGGTCTTTTCGGTTTGCTCCGAAGGTCGGCGGATGCAGCATGGCCGGAAGAACGGGTACCTCGCATGGAGCATGCAACGGCGCTTGCCGGATTTGCTGGGTCCCGAAATTATGTCTGCTTTTTTCATGTAAGGCAAGGACATATCCTGCTTGCGAACGGGTCCGTATCCAAATTTTTTTTGCAATTTTGTCTACGTCGTTTCAAGCAATGTGCTAAAAATAAAAGGATGCCTTTACGATAGGTGCCACCGATTATCTACAAGGAAAGCGAATCCGTGATTCGTCAGGTAAGGGAGTGACGTCAAAAGATTTCGAGTGGGAAAAAATATTCTTCTCCATGCCGGAGGCGGTCGCCGTCGTAGACCGTGAATTCCGGTTCGCCTGGGTCAACGCCGCGATGGAGGACCTGGTCGGAGCCCCCAGGGAGAAGATCATCGGGCACATCTGCCACAAGCTTATCCACAATACCGACCACCCGATAGAGGGTTGTCTTTTCGAGCGCGTTAAAAGCAGCCATAGGCGGGAATCCGCCGAGATGGAGGTGCCGGAAAAAAAGAAGTGGCTCAGGGTGACCGTCGATCCCGTGTTCGACGGGGACGGGAACCTGGCGGGAGCTATCCATTACATATCGGACATCACCGCGGCGAAAAGGCTGGAGGAAGAGAGGGATCTCGACGAAAGGCGGCTCGGGTTATTGAGCCGGATCGGCATGCTGGTGCTACGGGAGCCGAATATCGAGGCGATGCTGAAAGAAGCCATGCGGGACATCTGCGGGACCCTCGGGCTGTGCCGTGTAGCGGTCCGGATCTTCGGCGAGCCCGAATGGGTGGACGAATACTGCGAACCCGGTTTCCCTCCCTCCGATCCCGATATATCCGTCTACCGGTGCATCGCCGATTTGAGTTTGAGCTCCTTCGGGGGAAACGTCGTGGTAAACGACATCCGTGCCGTTACTTATAACGGAGTCCGGAGGGAAAAGACGGATCGGCTGCGCCTGGGAGCGTTTCTCGGCGTCCCGTTGCGCAACGGGCAGGACCTGGGGGGATATCTCTATCTTTGCCTGGAACGGCCGCACGCCTGGACCACCTCCGAGGTCGCAGTCGCGGAAGCTGTCGCCCGTGGTATTACGGTAGCCGTACACCATTCGAAAGTGGCCGGCAAGCAGAAGGAGATATCCAGCCGTCTGGTATCCCTGATGAACAACCTTCCCGGCGTCGTCTACAGGGGGCTGCGCGACTGGTCCCTGATCTTCATCGGCGCCGACGTGAAACGCATGACGGGGTATCTTCCGGAAGAACTGATGATGGGCTCCGTCAGCTGGCGCAACCTGATCCACCCCGACGATTTCGAGCGCGTCAAGCAGGTATTCCGTGAAGCGGTGCGCCAACGGCGGAAGGTCCTGAGAGTCGAGTACAGGGTTTTACAC
This Deltaproteobacteria bacterium DNA region includes the following protein-coding sequences:
- a CDS encoding TRAP transporter small permease, producing the protein MERFAAELRKYLMVAGGVALIALTLLATLNVALRIFRAPVSGTYEIVSFLGAIVTAGALGYTQKRKDHIVVDILSEKFPAPVRRVLDAISFALMLVLFSIVSWQTFVLGKRLMQTGELSETLKVAYHPFVFLAALGFAVLALTLLLDLLETFFAGKDDRR
- a CDS encoding TRAP transporter substrate-binding protein — encoded protein: MRARQILPLGIALLFAVTVFAPAPVLSADPIKLTYANFPPAPTFPCVQMEHWVKEVEKRTGGKVKVQTFPGGTLLPAKNIFDGVISGLADIGNFAMSYQPGRFPVSEAVDLPLGFTNARVASLTLYDLIEKYKPKEFEKVKILTLFTCPPMNIMTKTPVRSLADLKGMELRVAGTSAEIIKRLGGIPVAMPQSDTPEALQKGVVKGHVSSMEILKDFKFAAYTPNATVANLSVVTFAVVMNKEKWNSLPADVKKVLDDMRRDHAMWTGNYVDNHVAESLDWSKKNHNLQLFSLSASDTATVKGLLQPMVDDYVKRISAQGLDGKKIVADVTALKKKNEQKKK
- a CDS encoding TRAP transporter large permease, which produces MSGPVAGLYGIAAMFFILFFLRIPAAFTMALVGFVGIALITSIDAAFSMVGAEMWNIFSNYGLTVIPLFILVGEIVHYAGYNFSLYDATYKWFGHYRGGLAMTTIMASAAFSAISGSNTATAATMSAVAIPAMKEYNYHPKLNAGAVAAGATLGVLIPPSIVLVVYGLYTGQSIGKLFFGNVIPSAILTVAILGTVVWICRMHPDWGTAGPRFSWKERMKALPEAIDILVLFGIIMYALFTGVVTATEAAAVSCFFGLVICLARRKLTWKKFLDSMTDTLRISCMVFMIVAGAVIFARFLTLTRLPFEAADWIQTLALPKWMVLWVILLCYIVGGCVMDALAFLLVSLPIFYPLVIQLGYDPIWFGQVITIVTTMGSIMPPIGICCYVVSGMSGIPLATVFRGSFYYMPSYIVSIIILMISPYWTVLVLSDLVK
- a CDS encoding 4Fe-4S binding protein: MLGNEAIARALVENGCSVAASYPGTPASEILSAAVRWRKECDVPMHIQWAVNEKVALEIAYTASIAGLRSAVSMKQVGLNVASDPLMSAAYTGVEGGFLVISADDPGPHSSQTEQDSRLLAMAAKVPVLDPSSPAHAMELVGIGYELSETFRIPAMLRPTTRVCHACQDILPGIPGPLRRNADFHKSPERWAATPAYRYELHRKLSETLSSVAAWPRTAPLRLNPGATGPLAVVASGVASAHAEEILRESGLWDRLPFYRVVQPYPLHTAFVIHLLGAHDEILVLEETEPVIEMQLADRRRVRGRMTGAVSEAGELLPEIVERAIARFAGLTEKPETPAEKGVGRRPTLCAGCPHRSSFYAIKKAAPRGIYPSDIGCYTLGLNLGGVDTVLCMGAAVSQAAGFYQAYRLSGKKVDIVATIGDSTFFHAGIPPLVDAVVQGARFVLVILDNSTTAMTGYQATPATGEGAAGEPTVPVDMEAMVRGCGVEFCKVGIPGRMPEFTKLLKEAIAFSHERGPAVVIAREPCVMDRKQAGIPKPRRKVRVNEECDGCRHCTEQFECPALVYDDGGQRVFVDTLQCTGCGVCLHVCPRGAIVEEGPMGENA